A DNA window from Leopardus geoffroyi isolate Oge1 chromosome A1, O.geoffroyi_Oge1_pat1.0, whole genome shotgun sequence contains the following coding sequences:
- the TSC22D1 gene encoding TSC22 domain family protein 1 isoform X6, which produces MKSQWCRPVAMDLGVYQLRHFSISFLSSLLGTENASVRLDNSSSGASVVAIDNKIEQAMDLVKSHLMYAVREEVEVLKEQIKELIEKNSQLEQENNLLKTLASPEQLAQFQAQLQTGSPPATTQPQGTTQPPAQPASQGSGPTA; this is translated from the exons ATGAAATCCCAATGGTGTAGACCAGTGGCGATGGATCTAGGAGTTTACCAACTGAgacatttttcaatttctttcttgtcATCCTTGCTGGGGACTGAAAACGCTTCTGTGAGACTTGACAATAG CTCCTCTGGTGCAAGTGTGGTAGCTATTGACAACAAAATCGAGCAAGCTATG gaTCTGGTGAAAAGCCATTTGATGTATGCGGTTAGAGAGGAAGTGGAGGTCCTTAAAGAGCAAATCAAAGAACTAATAGAGAAAAATTCCCAGCTGGAGCAGGAAAACAATCTGCTGAAGACACTGGCCAGTCCTGAGCAGCTTGCCCAGTTTCAGGCCCAGCTGCAGACTGGCTCCCCGCCTGCGACCACACAGCCACAGGGGACCACACAGCCCCCGGCCCAGCCAGCGTCCCAGGGCTCAGGACCAACCGCATAG
- the TSC22D1 gene encoding TSC22 domain family protein 1 isoform X7, with translation MDLVKSHLMYAVREEVEVLKEQIKELIEKNSQLEQENNLLKTLASPEQLAQFQAQLQTGSPPATTQPQGTTQPPAQPASQGSGPTA, from the exons ATG gaTCTGGTGAAAAGCCATTTGATGTATGCGGTTAGAGAGGAAGTGGAGGTCCTTAAAGAGCAAATCAAAGAACTAATAGAGAAAAATTCCCAGCTGGAGCAGGAAAACAATCTGCTGAAGACACTGGCCAGTCCTGAGCAGCTTGCCCAGTTTCAGGCCCAGCTGCAGACTGGCTCCCCGCCTGCGACCACACAGCCACAGGGGACCACACAGCCCCCGGCCCAGCCAGCGTCCCAGGGCTCAGGACCAACCGCATAG